A DNA window from Brassica napus cultivar Da-Ae chromosome A4, Da-Ae, whole genome shotgun sequence contains the following coding sequences:
- the LOC125607871 gene encoding glutathione S-transferase T3-like, with translation MDPNQNSSNNIQNPSNNPFNYPNPNNYPFQNPFPNPNQPQNIPNYGFPPSFFTPSAVPNYHPYYGSPMSYSSQPPTYSSTPKDKKIASNVGATEFPEFSTQMTLGGISGVNEATLGADSSASATRKSVKWTTEQNLVLLSGWIKYGTNSVVGRNQKSESFWGKIVEYCNEHCSFDLPRSGVSCRNHYNYMNQKLSKWISAYDNAKRMQQSGWSEQDVLAKAQEIYSGGGTGNFNLMKEWIAVRDQPRYGSQVGGNSGSKSSGSKRAHDCDASDSNSVGSTARPMGRDAAKKKAKKKGKSVALEVVNEDFNEFK, from the coding sequence ATGGATCCCAACCAAAATTCTTCTAATAATATCCAAAACCCTTCAAACAACCCTTTTAACTATCCGAATCCCAACAACTATCCATTCCAAAATCCGTTTCCTAACCCCAACCAACCCCAAAACATaccaaattatggttttccaCCAAGTTTTTTCACGCCATCGGCTGTTCCAAACTACCATCCATATTATGGTTCGCCAATGTCATATTCATCTCAACCACCCACTTATTCTTCTACTCCAAAGGATAAGAAAATTGCTTCGAATGTTGGAGCAACTGAATTTCCCGAGTTTTCTACACAAATGACTCTTGGTGGTATAAGTGGAGTTAATGAAGCAACTCTTGGAGCAGACAGTTCAGCCTCTGCTACCCGAAAAAGCGTCAAATGGACAACTGAGCAAAATTTGGTGCTATTGAGTGGGTGGATCAAATATGGAACAAACAGCGTTGTTGGCAGAAACCAGAAAAGTGAATCATTTTGGGGCAAAATTGTTGAGTATTGTAATGAACATTGCTCATTTGATCTTCCGCGCAGTGGAGTTTCATGCAGAAATCATTACAACTACATGAACCAAAAATTGTCAAAATGGATTAGCGCTTACGATAACGCTAAGCGTATGCAACAAAGTGGGTGGTCGGAGCAAGATGTATTGGCGAAAGCGCAAGAAATCTATTCAGGTGGTGGTACCGGAAATTTCAATTTAATGAAAGAATGGATCGCTGTCCGTGATCAACCACGTTATGGTAGTCAAGTTGGAGGGAATAGTGGCTCTAAAAGCAGTGGATCTAAGAGAGCCCACGATTGTGATGCTAGTGACTCTAACTCTGTTGGATCCACTGCTCGTCCAATGGGAAGGGATGCAGCAAAGAAAAAAGCTAAAAAGAAAGGCAAGAGCGTAGCCTTGGAAGTGGTCAACGAAGATTTTAATGAATTCAAATAA
- the LOC106442857 gene encoding uncharacterized protein LOC106442857: MFRRRFRMRKDVFLRIVGDLSRSDDYFTQRYDAANKEGISPLAKCTTAMRMLAYGMAADAVDEYIKIGGTTALECLRRFCKGIIQMYEQVYLRAPTEDDLQRILHVSEMRGFPGMIGSIDCMHWEWKNCPKAWEGQYTRGDKGTTTVILEAVATHDLWIWHAFFGCPGTLNDINVLDRSPVFDAVEQGNTPKVNFFVNQRPYNMAYYLADGIYPSYPTFVKSIRLPQSEPDKLFAQVQEGC; encoded by the coding sequence ATGTTTCGTCGACGATTTCGGATGCGAAAAGATGTTTTTCTCCGAATCGTAGGGGACCTATCAAGAAGTGACGATTACTTCACTCAACGATATGACGCAGCTAATAAAGAAGGTATATCTCCATTAGCGAAATGTACCACAGCCATGCGAATGTTAGCATATGGTATGGCGGCCGACGCAGTTGATGAATACATCAAAATTGGAGGCACAACAGCTTTGGAGTGCTTGCGTAGGTTCTGCAAGGGAATCATACAAATGTACGAGCAAGTGTATCTCAGAGCCCCAACTGAAGATGACCTGCAAAGAATTTTGCATGTTAGTGAAATGCGAGGGTTCCCGGGGATGATTGGGAGTATTGATTGCATGCACTGGGAATGGAAAAATTGTCCTAAAGCGTGGGAAGGACAATATACTCGGGGAGATAAGGGAACTACCACTGTTATTCTTGAAGCGGTTGCAACCCATGATCTATGGATCTGGCATGCTTTTTTTGGATGTCCAGGCACATTGAACGATATAAACGTTCTAGATCGTTCACCAGTGTTCGATGCTGTTGAACAAGGAAATACTCCAAAAGTTAACTTCTTCGTGAACCAACGACCTTACAATATGGCGTACTATCTAGCTGACGGTATTTATCCTTCTTATCCTACTTTTGTCAAATCGATTAGGCTTCCTCAAAGTGAACCGGACAAGTTATTTGCACAAGTTCAAGAGGGATGTTGA